tatatatataaaaaaagttgtgttataattttataattattaccgtgcttctaaatatgtaaaaacttgcattggcataatatttaataaataataaatattaatgaatggtTCAtgttaacaaaacaaattatctggtatgtttaaataacatgttattgaataataacatattcaattaaaagtaggtatatgtatttttattttatttgtcgttgaaatgtaataaaaatacaatattcctTAATTgcctttaatttattaactaattctCAATTTCTTTCTtaaagtcataaaatatattataaatgctatATAGTGAGTAATTTTATACATGTCAAAGTAAAACTGTATACTGTTGTTAAAATGTTGGTATTTAACTCCTTTGTAACCTAaacaagaaacaaaaaaactgGGAACGCACATTGCTGGATTGCATGGTAAAATATACCTCTTCATTGAGCTATTCACCAAAATGGGTGTTTTAaacttgaattcaatgataaattatttcataatgtgagcttttattcttaaagatattttattaaaaatgaatattgcaatattatgtcatttatttttttattattcataaggtAGGTTAGGTTGAATTAATTGttgcaaaaatgaataatatattattaatatatataaatattacttaattattataataatatttctaactgttattaacttataagtcaATACAGTAAATCGTTAAACATTGTGAGTAGGATAACAATTTACAtatgatatttacaattaatcttagtatcttgaaaatgtaattgtttatagaaaatagtaGTATACCTAATACTTAACAAAAAGCTTAAGTTCcctttgattaatatttattgaatcacaaaaaataaactaaaaacatattttgtttaaattgtaaaaacctattaaaaaaaattatgtaaaatttttatattaacaacttTTGAGGAATCTTGTACTCAATttccaattttcaaattttcatgtttgaaaattgttttatatattttatgtttataaattgttattagaattcaccaaaaatgtttatcaacaataaaaaaatgggtttatttttaaatgcctataaataaatagcttaaaattagtaaaatattttaatgggcACTTACTATACTTACATGTCTTATACAATTGATCGCTATGctttatagttgtataaaattaatcaccccctatttataaaataaattatattaattagaaaatgtattataattataaatttaaaaaatatatgtatgagtGTTTACTGCAttggttaattaaaattcattttattgtattaaatttaatagattgTATTGGTTTGAACGaactaagtaatataataacgaaagCCAACAacgtacttataaattatgataaaaaatgtagttttctTATTTCCTAAAATAGATTATCTATAACGAGCTTAATACGATAATTGTAAGAACAATAACGGCACGTTAATACAACATGCAACTATATATGGCGGGgcgatacattttatactgaGTACTGGTGAagcaataacaaataataatatatagttttatacctatacggGGGCGTATTCAGTATTTACGTGTTTCCCGTGTGTAGGCCTGTGGAAAATTGTCAccctaaataactaaaataataatacaatatactgaACTATCTGCACTAACagaatatcatttaattagctactataaaatatatagtaattaggTAAGTATgcgtaacatattttatttaaatacctaggtacttactaaaatataatttttttaagagttaattccattttattaataattaaagacaaaatatattcctCAAactcgtacataataattattgaatttaaataaaacaaaattaaattaaattggtttACATCGACATTTGGTAACAGAAAACGTGTCGATTAAATCTTCGCAATTCTTTAATTCTTTTAACATGTAATTCTCTATAGAAAGTAATGCTAAATTGTTTGATTCTTCATTAATTTGAGTTAAccttagataattttttacgcGTTTTAAGCATGAAAACGATCTCTGTAGTACAATTAAACACTGGTACACTCACGAAAATTCTTAATGCTGGTGTCAATGTTCGGATATGTTTCAATATGCAAAGATTTTTTTCTCAGATTCTCGTACTTGCATGGTTTGATTGgagttaaatattatcgatgtcaatattaatactacaatattcaataaatacgaTTGCAAATGTACACATTCTGGCGAAAAAGTGTTGTACAAATCATTTGGATATATTTTTGCCCTCAACTAACATAACTATTTGCAAAGAATTTAAAGATGTGATTTggatattcaatttataacatttgaaaattatgtattatgtaccgtaaaatactaaaatgtataagaaaaaatttgcCACTGTAGGTAGGCACGTccttatatgcatataaatacactactatatataactaataatatattttttatctatgaGAAATCttgttttctattttcaaatttaaaataattgcaagCTTTTGTGATttcgataaaaattgttaaaatttttattttcacgttcaaaaaaaaaaaaaaatatgcgaatgtatttttgatattttgtgatGTGGCATGGACTACTTGTAAAGGAACTTTGTACTAATGtagtatttttacttaaaaacgtaattttaacataaatcgagaatgacattttcaaatttttataaatagtaactaCAGAAAACGAAAatcatatgaaatttaaaaattaagtataaaaataaatgtgaaacATTCAAGTCTAcaaagttgtttattttttatgaaggtATGGGTATCTGTCAATTTTTTCGTCATCACAGGGTCTTATTGCTATAAAATCTTCCGTGAAACATTGGACtacgtcatttttatttaaaaatgacaatCCGAAAAAGTACTCGAAATATCTACTTTTCTCAGAATCAGACTTGTATTCCTTAGACTTAGACAAACCTAACTTCTGAATTATACGCCACCAACTTTGAACCAAATGGAATCGACACCCTCTAATTCCAACATCGGTCCATTCGGTCCAGACTTGTTTAATTGCATTATGGATTCCATATTTCCATTTTCAAAATCTACATAAATTTCTGAAGGGCGAAATGTTAAACTTGGCGATgtacaatagttaataatatgttgaaaaatGTTGACATAAATATTCGACTCTTTCGTGGGCAACAGCAAAAACACAAGACGAACTTATGAACCTTTATAGTAACTATGGTCGCCACCGGTAGGTAGTTATGACATTATCTATACGGACTCAGTTCAAACATATAAAAGTAGCATGGACTCAATTCAATATCATCGgtgatttttaacttaatttagtttttgctGGTCAGGAATGTACatgaaataagtatattattataacctcgGCAGAATTACAGTATGCTTACAGCTACAAGTAagttatatgttttttcaaagttatattaaatgaaacacGTATATAGAAGTACCGATCGATTTGTgggtaagtattataaaataatttatatatttgaggaaacataaaaataaatcttcatataaacataataatttataacataataaaaaaaaataaataaatacatcttcaaatgtttacaaattattattataataataatatttaataaaatatagtgtaacattaaacaaaataattgataaatattttgtttcaaataaaataaaaatgttgatcaattaaatatttataatatagataataataatgaataatggtaatgtataattaattaactttggAGGGAAACGTTAACATTATCAACTTAATCaacaattgtatattgtacaataatttataaaagtcttaatttaaaagaaaaaaaaatactgttaaaaACCAAAACCTAACAATAGTTTTAGCatagtatttataagttttaacagtttttcactgcatcaaaacaatttttttttaaatttgtaaattaggtacaaaataatatttaaaagaaaattcatAATCCATTAAATTCTTAACTAAAAgactagtataaaaaaaaatataaatatattttacctaacctgttttaaaaacatttcaatacaattattatcacgttgtttgaaaatcaaatttacattGTCTTGTTATTtagaatatcaaatataatgtcGACATCGATATTCTATATCTtagcttatttaaataaaaataaaaattgtttgattaaaatgcacaattttaacagttttataaaattcaataaaattaactaacacAATTCTTGTGCGTAAAAGTACTCTTTTTAGAGTTTGGTTTTAGACGATACcgcattatacgtatataatatacgttagtaaatacaaatagtcacttgtttattgtaattttatgttttattttcaacaatcatattatattatcgattaTGATAGATCGCAATGACTAGATAAACTACCAATTATTCCGTCACGAATTCACCGCGTAGCTAGGTAGGGCTTCTTGTCCTTTTTCTATCGGCTGCTTTTTCGATTGACCAGGGTGTTGATTACCGCTACTCGAATGCGTTTCCGGGACTTCAGGTGCAACTATTTAAGGTATATATGTAGGTTCTCATATTAGTTATCATTTTATCAACTATCGGGTCGGtatgtttcaaaattaaaattatacaaagttcattataataactcaCTTAGACTTGGACGTCCACCGTAGGGTAAACTGATGACCGCGATAAATGCCAAAAACGATGGAATCGTCCAATTCAAGATCATTACGTCGCGATAGTAATTCGGACACGTTTCGCAAtgcctatacatataaatagtatataggtTAGTGGTATTCGGTACAATATgcatctacataatattaaagtttttgaaaaaacaacGGTTACATGACTTACAAAGATTGGACGCCCATAACTACAGCTCCGTTGCATACTTTATCGGTAAAGCTCATCAGTCCGAACGTAAAGGCACCTCTGTGCGTTTTATCGCCGATTAAATCAGTGGTCAGTGCTTGACTAGTGACCAGAACTACCGAACAAGCAatacctacaaaaaaaatctcgaTACAGAAACACGTCTAAACAGCAACTgacaagaatataaatatacgtgtgttattattattaggtattattattatcgctaAGCGGTATGCATTTCTCgtacatattaaaaagttaattatgaattaagaGTTCTATTGCCCACACTAAATCCGGTTCGaagaataatctattataaaccTTATTCAGtccaaaaaagaaaatattttccttCTCATTTTACAGATTTAGGTCTGccagtacataatatgtaaataattatagtttatattaaccaatagataaatctataaaatgttaaaaaaatatataactattaattgttaattaaatatacatgtattttatttattattgtaattgaattaattttattcattgtcATTATAGTCAAATGACTCAAATAAAGCTACCGTGTGCTGACGATTACTTGACTATATCGTCTATATAACCTActgatttacatttttatgaaaatattcatttcatattacttatttcatGTTcttagtaataaactaattaataacgtagataaaataagttaagttattttattacgacAATCTAATAGCTGAGGGTCATGATAAAACATatcgaattaaataatatacatcatttaTCGTTTGGGATTCAGTTTTCagctataaaacataattacaaaGTTATTGGGTTTAACTCCCGTAGTCCTGTCTCGCAATATCTATAAAGTCTAAACTGAAGcgattagattttaataaccatccatttaaaaatatacacgatTTCGCATGTTTTTGAATCCAACGCTGCCATACAGAAAAAcatgtataaacaaatatgttatagtagtatatagcaacataaacatattgttatgtacGTAACGACTCTGCCATTTTGTTACTTTCGGAAAAACATGACTTtagtttatattgtacacCACATTGTTGCACTTGATATTCTGACTTTGACTTCCGGTTTACTTTATAATGGTTATTAgagtaacattataaattgtcaaaagttaataaatttaatgttatattcaatattacacgataatattacgtatattatatatatatatatatatatttaaaatatttaaattttattataggcacctattttagtataagtatcttatacttaattcattgcataaaaatatcaattttaaaaaaaaaggaaaatcttaaaaataattatacgcattaataattgctataagcatatacctaatatttatttattttcacattattattttgattttacatataataaaatgtttaatcgaCACACTGAAGTACTGGATCTTATAGCAAGTaaatgtaatagtaatattgcataaaattCATATACGAAATCGtgtttatattaggtacacaTTAGATTTAGGTGTAACCGATAAGGTACAGTGTATGGCATGACCCTTTTTGGCCattctgtaataattattttcggcTAGTGTACAATTTTGATCACTAATGTAAGgtcgtattaataatttatcgttaaaattatatcatcgtTTTAGATTCATAAATCGATCAAAGTATAATGTGTCGGGCGGGCACCAACCGAAAAGTTACATTGGCGGAAAAAGGAAAGGTTCATTTTAACCAAAAACGGTTCAACCCGATGAAGTTACTTACCTATTATGATAGTGACTGCATACACTTGATATTTGGCAAATGAGTCGCCATTGCCTAAGTAACACCATAGCGCTGAACCCAGTGACAAAACCACGCCGAACGAATAAGTGTACTACGAAAGTTtcaaacgttaaaaatataattttttatgtatggtATTTAGTGTTTGGTCATTCGAACAAAAACACTCGTACCTTTCTGCCGAGTTTCATGTTCATGGGTTTGTTGAGGAGTGACATACAAAAACTGCTGAGGAACATTATCAACGGTAACAGTGCTAGTTTTTCTGCTTCCAGTTTTAAATAGTCTTGTAAGTACATCGGCAAGaacacctatatataaatatatatatatatatacatacgcattacgcatacaaaataataataataaacagtataataactatagggTTGTGAATTTGCAGAAAAATGCATTCGTTTTAACTTAAAGTAATTAGTAAGACATTGCAGCATAGCTGTTTCAACACCAAGTTTTATTAAAGTACAAACGATTTCAGTTATGTGAGTTAtggcattttaattttaatttttttttttaagtatttttgggCTTTTCAGGTTAGTATTTCTTTTTTGTTACTTTTCTTgatgcattttataattttcaccaatcaaaatttttacatacatcatttgtaaattatttaaaattttcgtttttttctataaaaaattagctagcaaattaaaataattaaaaatatagtttaataaaacttgttaaatttttacacatttttatattattttttatcgattttatgtgtatttttttaaaatgatttttagtgcattaaattcacagctctagttataacaataattcaaacacaatttattatgagtgctattcaaatacaaaatattctatgcaaaactacgtatttttttttaccaaagtcATATTGACAGTGATCCGAGAGCACATGTAAACGATGGCCGTCTGGTAGAGGGTGATGTGTTTGAACATGGACCAAAAACTGTTGGCTGCACGTTCAGCCTCAGTCTCAGTCATCAGGAGCTCTCGATTCACACGGTTATTGGTCAGAGGTTCGCGAACcccaatatgaaatattatggttGTCATAGCTCCGACAATCATTATCACTAATATgactatctatataaataaacaatatattaatttatggccgttttatggttttttttttaatcaataaacctCTTATAGAATTgggattgtaaattttttttatgtttttaatcacAGATTTTTAAGAAACATACTGTCAAAAAAAACAttctcatattttatatgtgtttatatattttataatgaagaatgaggttttaaaattttcgataaaatcatgtagttataatataactgttattattttaataaatattatacgtcatataGTACGAAAAttagtttgaataattttcctccgtataatttctttattacgTTACAACGGACATGTTCACCCTAAACTTTATTACACGTTATTTTtagaaagtttatttaaatcaatttaaaattattaaattaatgcattttgataaaattacataatataatatcaaattcttTATATGTAGTCGGTGCTTAACGTAGTAAATGGGCAATTTTTCTGTGTAGGAGATTTCTTCCAGGTTAgttgtaaaaataagtttttttcatatagtatacttatacgactaattattacacatatcTATTCGTATAACGAACATGTTAGGTTACAAAACAacgaaaatgaataatattcatataggtaataaagaaATGGAAATCAAccgttattacttatattatttaattttttttttttaattccacgtaaatagtacctactttaataaattaatagtaatggGCAGTCAATAATACTCAATGCAAAATGTATACACGGGTATACGCGGGTAGTGTcggaaactaaaaaaaaattatattatttatacttgaaattCTTTTCTTTCTGCAGGTCCGAATTGAGTTTTGCTTGCGTTGTTACTTCTAAGCACGATCCAGGTGACTACGTACACCAGGATGTTTgaaaaaacagtaaaactaTATCTGTGTAAGTATTGCAAACGCATATAAAagtgattattaataaataaaaataaaaataggaattaaatacaattattcttatatatagtttatacctatagctttaagtttgtattttttttctatatatatataccttatgGAAAGTAACGCCGTTCGTTCGTCTCTAATCGGAGTCAGATCCGAAGCCAACGCCATATGCGAGTTCTCGATAGACGCCCATCCGATTTGGAAGAAGACGATGAAGAAACAGTAGTATAGAGCAGTGTTTAATTCGGAGCTCTCAGCTTGTGGTATTATGGGTGGCGAGAATGCGAACGGCAAACTTATGAACACCAGTATACTGCCTATGATAGGAACGATGAAGGTaagtaaatcatattttatcaattttataggtagttataaattataatatacgtgcgGACATgggatttgattattttttttatttttaaaacatttacctattatataatattgtaataattcacGCGGTGTTCAattgataattgatatattattgacttttgaatcttactttttttttctagtcaGAAAAAAGGATTCTATATGGACAAGGATAAATAAAAAGCTTATATATGCTTCACTTACTTATAACTGAAGGGGAATATTGTTTGACTGAAAGCTAGATAAGGAAagtttatatcaattataatacctacgaTATTCGACTACTCATAATATATGCAATCCTAATAAGCAGATAAAACGATTAATCAGTCATAAATATACTCTATTTTAGTTTCAAAGCTaacaggaaaaaaaattatataacatcatGGTTTCCTGCTGCAGTTACTACCACCACCATCGACCCCACCCCAAGTCCACCAatacttatgtaatatatataatttggtgTGCACGAAAACAGGCAATATCAGTCGTAACGACAAACTATTAAAAGATATCTCACCGAAAAGGTGCCAAGTCTTGCGGCGGCCGTATCGATCGGTACAGTAAATGTTGGCATTATCCGATAACACGCCTATGGCGGCCGTCGCGACCGCGTCTGTTAGCTGGCCGACGAGGACCACAGCCCCTGCATTGATACTGGACAGCTGCATAACGTAGTGGTAGAATACCAAGGCGTAGGTGAACCACATTGAGGCGACCAGGTCGTTGAGCACGTGTCCGACGCCATACGACATAAACGCGAACCATTTGAGCGAATCTGACATTTTACCCTCATCACCTGTTGCAAAGATAAAAACACGGTTTAGCTGTGAGGTTTAGACGATACGCGTAAAAACCTCCTCTAAAAGATATCTCCGAATAGCGGACAAAGTTGCATTGAATAAAAGTTTGTAGTATTAGAGTTTCGCTGTAATTAGTGTAATTCGTATATCTACTAGtttaaattctgaattttGCAGGGAATTTCGTGGAGGTAGATAACAATAGAAATGATATCTTATGGTATTTGATAGGACGAGTACTTATGTCTTGTAAGTTGTAAGTTGTAGGTGCAACTCTTGTGGTTTTTTTACTGCACATTTTAAGCTtttgaaaattccaaaaaaacaGGATAGTTAGTAATGATAGTGTACAATGTACGaatgtacctacatatgtaaacaatatttttgatcttgattgaaataaaaaataaaggataAATTATAAGACGGTCGTATATgagtgggggggggggggggtaaagTGGCATTCAATAAcacattaaaactaataaacgtGTAGTATCTATCATATTTCATCAATACATTTAGTATGTTCTGATTTTGTTTCAGCAAGGACGTCTTcacattactattataatataattatacaaataatagatagtaatggtaataatataatataaaataacaatataattataatcttgAAAATTTGTAGTGGCTGCTTTCGAATCGCGTAAAGTATCCAAGATGAAAAATTACTTACATATATTTGCACATCGAATCACAATATACACaagtatatacacaatacaatgCAATTACACAACAATAACTTAAATCACCACAGCATTCGCACATTGcagtaagtacctacctatagtaaacaattatattttggatAGGCAGCGCGATGTGATGTGACATATAACTATCGTTAAAAGTTGTGTTATCAATTATCTCATAACACTGTCAATAGACATCGTTGGTACATGACATACCATTTGGGCACTgggataatatacatattaacataaaattatacatgaatattaGATTAAAGGTACATTAGGCAACATCATGTTCAGgggctaattaataatatattaattatattaatacgtcTGTTGTATTTGTGTTCGTCGTTGAGAttcagataattttattataataatagatacaataaCTACAGATATTGGAGAGAAATGCGCctctaaatgttttattttattttttacatatatattataggtaggtactcatgcttaagtatattaatattatctttttttttttttaatttttaaatgtccttcaaaatgttttaatttattagctaTTGAATCGATACCTGGTAGTAGCAGGTGTCTACATgtgatatatagtttatacgatTATTTGAGTACCCTTAAAGTCTAAAATTTATTCATGTTATAGGTGATATTCTTTGGTTCTCACTCCCTATAAATCtaatcgaaaataatttaattaatttaatcagtaTACGTTGAATGTCAAGGGGAAAGATTCTACTTCTACACTCATGTGATACGAGTAC
This sequence is a window from Rhopalosiphum maidis isolate BTI-1 chromosome 1, ASM367621v3, whole genome shotgun sequence. Protein-coding genes within it:
- the LOC113560697 gene encoding major facilitator superfamily domain-containing protein 12-like isoform X2; translation: MSDSLKWFAFMSYGVGHVLNDLVASMWFTYALVFYHYVMQLSSINAGAVVLVGQLTDAVATAAIGVLSDNANIYCTDRYGRRKTWHLFGSILVFISLPFAFSPPIIPQAESSELNTALYYCFFIVFFQIGWASIENSHMALASDLTPIRDERTALLSIRYSFTVFSNILVYVVTWIVLRSNNASKTQFGPAERKEFQIVILVIMIVGAMTTIIFHIGVREPLTNNRVNRELLMTETEAERAANSFWSMFKHITLYQTAIVYMCSRITVNMTLVFLPMYLQDYLKLEAEKLALLPLIMFLSSFCMSLLNKPMNMKLGRKYTYSFGVVLSLGSALWCYLGNGDSFAKYQVYAVTIIIGIACSVVLVTSQALTTDLIGDKTHRGAFTFGLMSFTDKVCNGAVVMGVQSLHCETCPNYYRDVMILNWTIPSFLAFIAVISLPYGGRPSLIAPEVPETHSSSGNQHPGQSKKQPIEKGQEALPSYAVNS
- the LOC113560697 gene encoding major facilitator superfamily domain-containing protein 12-like isoform X1, which produces MSTNNQMDQKKGDDQKRAIQLNQVPALPGDEGKMSDSLKWFAFMSYGVGHVLNDLVASMWFTYALVFYHYVMQLSSINAGAVVLVGQLTDAVATAAIGVLSDNANIYCTDRYGRRKTWHLFGSILVFISLPFAFSPPIIPQAESSELNTALYYCFFIVFFQIGWASIENSHMALASDLTPIRDERTALLSIRYSFTVFSNILVYVVTWIVLRSNNASKTQFGPAERKEFQIVILVIMIVGAMTTIIFHIGVREPLTNNRVNRELLMTETEAERAANSFWSMFKHITLYQTAIVYMCSRITVNMTLVFLPMYLQDYLKLEAEKLALLPLIMFLSSFCMSLLNKPMNMKLGRKYTYSFGVVLSLGSALWCYLGNGDSFAKYQVYAVTIIIGIACSVVLVTSQALTTDLIGDKTHRGAFTFGLMSFTDKVCNGAVVMGVQSLHCETCPNYYRDVMILNWTIPSFLAFIAVISLPYGGRPSLIAPEVPETHSSSGNQHPGQSKKQPIEKGQEALPSYAVNS